A stretch of the Polynucleobacter tropicus genome encodes the following:
- a CDS encoding TetR/AcrR family transcriptional regulator: MTKKLRPHSSNTTALRLLDIAEVLFSEHGYAVTTVRDIAARAKVNQALINYHFQNKKGLFNAVFERRASIILEERNSLLNEAKARAKNKPVPLRELIYAFIYPPLRMASEDKGGKSFVKLQARLHNEPKSIENALRSKLYDKTSLRFMDELKLTLPKLSEESISWRLIFVMGLYLYVASNTGRIEVISKGRCKGGNLAQAIPEILDFCEQGFLAPPTQP, from the coding sequence ATGACCAAAAAATTACGGCCTCATTCGAGTAATACAACTGCTTTGCGCTTGCTGGATATTGCAGAGGTTTTGTTCTCTGAGCATGGCTATGCCGTGACTACAGTGCGAGACATTGCTGCTCGAGCAAAAGTAAATCAAGCACTGATTAACTACCACTTTCAAAATAAAAAGGGGTTGTTTAATGCAGTATTTGAGCGGCGCGCAAGCATCATCCTTGAAGAGCGAAATTCTTTGTTGAATGAAGCCAAAGCAAGGGCAAAAAATAAACCGGTACCACTTCGTGAATTGATATATGCATTTATTTACCCCCCATTGCGCATGGCAAGTGAAGATAAGGGTGGCAAAAGCTTTGTTAAGCTGCAAGCTCGACTTCATAACGAACCCAAAAGCATTGAGAATGCACTGAGATCTAAGTTGTATGACAAAACCAGCTTACGCTTCATGGATGAGTTAAAGCTAACTCTTCCAAAATTAAGCGAAGAGTCTATTTCCTGGCGATTGATTTTTGTCATGGGTCTATATTTATATGTAGCCTCTAATACTGGCCGTATCGAGGTAATCTCAAAAGGTCGTTGTAAGGGAGGAAACCTTGCGCAAGCTATCCCAGAAATTTTGGATTTTTGCGAACAAGGCTTTCTAGCTCCGCCTACTCAACCTTAG
- a CDS encoding enolase C-terminal domain-like protein, whose translation MRIVDIREHSVPLNSSIRNAVFDFSEMTTSVVAVTTDVVRNGRPVVGFSFNSTGRYACGAQMRDRLIPRIMKADPETLLNDVGNNLDPEKILACMMQREKPGGHTERSVAIGTIEVAIWDAVAKIEDCPLHVTLANRFSDGKVQKEIPCYVGGGWYVPNKGIPELLDEIKSRLDEGYTTMKIKVGGASIEEDIARLEASLKIVGGGQHLAVDANAGLTPERALAYAKVLQPYNLRWFEEPTDPLDFALLAEIVDIYQSPIGTGENLFSTQDIRNLVHFGNLRKDRDIIQIDVPQSYGIVQFSRTLKMLGDRGWGRHSIFPHGGNLMTLAIVAGFGLGGCEAYPGTFGVFAGFADDSQIRNGKINLSERPGIGFEGQNALYDVMKKIGK comes from the coding sequence GTGAGAATCGTTGATATTCGAGAGCACTCAGTACCCCTAAATTCAAGTATCCGTAATGCAGTATTTGATTTTAGTGAGATGACTACATCAGTAGTTGCGGTAACAACTGATGTGGTACGCAATGGAAGGCCCGTGGTAGGCTTTTCTTTTAATTCAACAGGGCGATACGCATGTGGTGCGCAAATGCGTGACCGTCTCATCCCTCGAATTATGAAAGCCGACCCAGAGACCCTATTGAATGATGTCGGCAATAATTTAGATCCCGAAAAAATTTTAGCCTGCATGATGCAGCGTGAAAAGCCAGGCGGTCATACCGAGCGATCGGTGGCTATAGGCACGATTGAGGTCGCTATTTGGGATGCGGTTGCAAAAATTGAAGATTGTCCATTGCATGTGACTCTAGCCAATCGGTTTTCTGATGGCAAAGTGCAAAAAGAAATTCCTTGTTATGTAGGAGGCGGGTGGTATGTCCCTAATAAAGGTATTCCTGAGTTGTTAGATGAAATTAAAAGCCGTCTTGATGAAGGCTATACAACCATGAAGATTAAGGTGGGCGGGGCCTCGATTGAGGAAGATATTGCCCGGCTAGAGGCATCGTTAAAGATTGTTGGTGGAGGGCAGCATTTAGCAGTTGATGCAAATGCAGGTTTAACGCCAGAGCGCGCGCTTGCCTATGCAAAAGTATTGCAGCCATATAACTTGCGTTGGTTTGAAGAGCCAACGGACCCTTTAGATTTTGCTTTGCTTGCTGAGATTGTAGATATTTACCAATCACCAATTGGGACTGGAGAGAATCTTTTTTCAACACAAGACATACGCAATCTAGTTCATTTTGGAAATCTTCGCAAAGATCGCGACATCATTCAGATTGATGTGCCTCAGTCTTATGGAATTGTGCAGTTTAGTAGAACGCTGAAAATGCTTGGCGATCGAGGATGGGGACGGCACTCCATCTTTCCTCATGGAGGAAATTTAATGACTTTGGCCATAGTGGCTGGATTTGGATTGGGTGGGTGTGAAGCCTATCCAGGCACGTTTGGAGTTTTTGCAGGTTTTGCAGATGATTCCCAAATTCGTAATGGAAAAATTAATTTGTCTGAGAGGCCTGGCATCGGTTTTGAGGGGCAAAATGCACTTTATGATGTTATGAAAAAAATCGGCAAGTAA
- a CDS encoding bifunctional acetate--CoA ligase family protein/GNAT family N-acetyltransferase has product MEKHYLDSLFNPSSISIFFDQNLSDSEARCQNIFKGLFSEKPYSGAIEWVDVSAPVELNQHEIKKKGLAIIPLPPEKMITALDLAGRLKHQAAVLISTGIDKSTSDRLKEIAKHYGTRLFGPNTMGFQRPHLNLNASVIGDLASPGPLALIAQSGALTSGMLDWAKTNGVGFSLVASVGQNASIDVAELLDFLGNDAKTQSIVLYLEGITHSRKFMSALRAAANIKPVIVLKSGHKPAGNEAAKTHCGNIVGADAAFDAAIRRAGAVRVKSFVDLFSAAKCLASSYRPVGNKLAIITNGGGPGVLAADRISENNLVLAKLSGEYIEKISGALSPLASLDNLIDLSEEATAEQYCTAIEAASSDSGIDGILTIYSPKPSIDGQAIANAIANLKKKIHKPLLSCWIGDSSVVESRRHLSNANIPTFRTPEAAVGAFENIANFYTNQKLLQQTPPPLSKASAPDLDGARLIIENVLASRRTVLTEMESKALLSAFHIPITQTILTKNPNEAMMVANQIGYPVVLKIDSADISHKSDVNGVALNVMNAMGVRDVYNHMTQAVSHQAPNAKLNGVTIQKMLHSQNGREIYIGLVNEEPFGPVIAFGAGGTMIELLNDQSMELPPLNQYLASQLINRSRIAQTLGEWRGSPAVNVEAIEQILLRVSEMACELPQLVEMDINPIIVDQNGAIAVDARIVVSNSHSHNQSQLGLYGHLAILPYPHQYEQTYPLKDGGQYQIRPIHPDDAEMLKAFYKTLSDETRYFRFISNAPELPPSMASKFTLIDYDREMALVAFTKESTLSADGIWIDTEKIIGVSRYSTNPDKASCEFSLVVADDFGGQGIGSRLMINIMEVARDKGLSEIDGLVLSKNPSMLKLMRSLGFTVENMVDDPDFKVVRKKL; this is encoded by the coding sequence TTGGAAAAACATTATTTAGATTCATTATTTAATCCCAGTTCGATATCGATATTCTTTGATCAAAATCTTTCTGATTCCGAAGCTAGATGTCAAAATATTTTTAAAGGGCTCTTTTCCGAAAAACCCTATTCGGGAGCCATTGAGTGGGTTGATGTCAGCGCCCCCGTGGAATTAAATCAACATGAAATTAAGAAAAAAGGGTTAGCTATCATCCCCTTGCCACCCGAGAAGATGATCACTGCTTTAGATTTGGCTGGACGTTTAAAACACCAAGCTGCTGTCTTAATTTCAACTGGCATTGATAAATCTACTAGCGATAGATTAAAAGAAATAGCAAAACATTACGGCACAAGACTATTTGGTCCCAATACCATGGGATTTCAAAGACCCCATCTAAATCTCAATGCTAGCGTTATTGGCGATCTTGCAAGCCCAGGCCCATTGGCGTTAATTGCACAATCAGGAGCACTGACATCCGGAATGTTGGATTGGGCAAAAACAAATGGTGTTGGCTTCTCTTTAGTTGCCTCTGTTGGGCAAAATGCCTCTATTGATGTTGCTGAATTATTAGATTTTTTGGGCAATGATGCAAAAACCCAAAGCATTGTGCTCTACCTTGAGGGTATTACTCACTCAAGAAAATTTATGAGTGCTTTAAGGGCTGCAGCAAATATCAAGCCCGTGATTGTCTTGAAGTCTGGCCATAAACCCGCTGGAAACGAAGCTGCCAAAACACATTGCGGCAATATTGTGGGTGCCGACGCTGCGTTTGATGCCGCCATTCGCCGCGCAGGTGCTGTTCGAGTGAAATCATTCGTTGATTTATTTTCCGCAGCAAAATGCCTCGCCTCCAGTTATCGGCCTGTTGGCAACAAGCTGGCCATCATTACTAATGGCGGCGGTCCCGGTGTCCTTGCTGCCGATCGTATTAGCGAAAACAATTTAGTTTTAGCAAAATTATCCGGTGAATATATTGAAAAAATTAGCGGTGCATTATCTCCCTTGGCATCGCTAGATAACCTCATTGACCTATCAGAGGAGGCTACAGCAGAACAATATTGCACCGCCATAGAAGCCGCAAGCTCTGATAGTGGAATAGATGGAATTCTAACTATCTACTCGCCAAAACCGTCAATTGATGGCCAGGCCATCGCAAATGCAATAGCAAATTTAAAAAAGAAAATTCATAAACCACTTTTAAGCTGTTGGATTGGTGACTCCTCAGTAGTGGAAAGCAGAAGACATTTATCAAATGCAAATATTCCTACGTTTAGAACGCCAGAAGCGGCTGTAGGCGCTTTTGAAAATATTGCTAACTTTTATACAAACCAAAAATTACTTCAACAAACACCGCCGCCACTATCCAAAGCATCTGCACCAGATTTAGATGGGGCGAGATTAATCATTGAGAATGTACTTGCTAGCAGAAGAACTGTTCTTACGGAGATGGAATCTAAGGCCCTACTTTCTGCATTTCATATTCCAATCACGCAAACCATTCTTACTAAAAATCCAAATGAGGCAATGATGGTTGCCAATCAAATTGGCTATCCTGTTGTACTAAAAATTGATTCGGCTGATATAAGTCATAAGTCAGATGTAAATGGGGTGGCACTTAATGTGATGAATGCTATGGGCGTGAGAGATGTATACAACCATATGACTCAAGCAGTATCACATCAAGCACCAAATGCAAAATTGAATGGCGTTACCATCCAAAAAATGCTTCATAGCCAAAATGGTAGAGAAATTTACATCGGTCTTGTAAATGAAGAACCGTTTGGACCCGTGATTGCGTTTGGTGCCGGCGGCACGATGATCGAGTTACTAAACGATCAATCCATGGAACTGCCCCCATTAAATCAATACCTAGCCTCACAACTGATTAATCGATCACGAATCGCCCAGACTTTAGGAGAATGGAGGGGTTCACCCGCCGTTAATGTTGAGGCGATTGAACAAATTCTATTGCGAGTGTCTGAAATGGCTTGCGAACTTCCACAACTTGTTGAAATGGATATCAATCCAATCATTGTGGATCAGAATGGAGCAATCGCTGTAGACGCAAGAATTGTTGTGAGTAACTCGCACTCACACAATCAAAGTCAATTGGGCTTATATGGGCACTTAGCCATTCTTCCATACCCTCACCAGTATGAGCAAACTTATCCACTTAAAGATGGCGGTCAATATCAGATTAGACCGATACATCCTGATGATGCAGAAATGCTAAAAGCATTTTATAAAACCCTCTCCGACGAGACTCGATATTTCCGCTTTATTTCTAATGCACCTGAGCTACCTCCATCAATGGCATCAAAATTTACCTTGATTGATTACGATCGGGAAATGGCCTTGGTTGCATTTACAAAGGAATCAACTCTTTCCGCGGATGGAATTTGGATAGACACGGAAAAAATTATTGGCGTCTCTCGTTACAGCACAAATCCTGACAAAGCTAGTTGCGAGTTTTCATTAGTAGTAGCCGATGACTTTGGCGGTCAAGGGATTGGCTCGCGGCTGATGATTAATATTATGGAAGTAGCTCGCGACAAAGGATTATCGGAGATTGATGGTCTTGTACTATCGAAAAATCCAAGCATGTTAAAGCTAATGCGCAGCCTTGGTTTTACAGTTGAAAATATGGTGGATGACCCAGATTTTAAAGTGGTCAGAAAAAAGCTTTAG
- a CDS encoding 3-keto-5-aminohexanoate cleavage protein translates to MSKTILTCAVTGNLTKPEMTPYLPITPQQIADSCLGAADAGAAVVHIHVRHPDTGKPSMEIDHYAEVIQLIQKHNKELVINLTTGPGGRYVPTEGDPKLFAPGTTLCDPLKRVEHVAKLRPDICSLDLNTMNSGPDVVMNTPSNVRKMAKVIRDAGVMPELEIFDTGDLNLAKDLIKDGTLEGPGLYTFVMGVKYGLNTDPATLLYMRDQLPLGAKWAAFGISRAEFPIVAQAWLYGGHVRVGMEDNIYLEKGVLCESNAQLVERAHRIIKDMGGELASSNETREMLGLKKTNS, encoded by the coding sequence ATGAGCAAAACAATTTTGACATGTGCGGTTACTGGTAATTTAACAAAACCGGAGATGACCCCTTATTTGCCTATAACGCCGCAACAAATTGCTGATTCTTGCTTGGGCGCCGCAGATGCTGGAGCGGCAGTAGTACATATTCATGTGCGTCATCCAGATACCGGTAAACCATCAATGGAGATAGATCACTATGCCGAGGTGATTCAATTAATCCAAAAGCATAATAAAGAGCTCGTAATTAACTTAACAACTGGTCCTGGTGGAAGATATGTTCCAACTGAAGGCGACCCTAAGTTATTTGCCCCGGGCACAACCTTATGTGATCCATTAAAGCGCGTTGAGCACGTTGCAAAACTCAGACCTGATATTTGCTCGCTTGACTTAAACACCATGAATTCCGGTCCAGATGTAGTGATGAATACACCCTCTAATGTTCGCAAGATGGCAAAGGTTATTCGTGATGCCGGTGTCATGCCTGAGTTAGAGATTTTTGATACGGGCGATCTGAATTTAGCAAAAGATTTAATTAAGGATGGGACGCTTGAAGGGCCTGGTTTGTACACATTTGTGATGGGCGTTAAGTACGGTTTAAATACTGATCCAGCAACTTTGCTATATATGCGAGATCAATTGCCATTAGGTGCTAAGTGGGCTGCATTCGGTATTAGTCGTGCTGAATTCCCAATCGTTGCGCAGGCATGGCTATATGGTGGGCACGTTCGTGTTGGCATGGAAGATAACATTTATCTGGAAAAAGGCGTCCTTTGCGAGAGTAATGCTCAGTTGGTAGAGCGCGCCCATCGGATTATTAAAGATATGGGTGGTGAATTAGCGTCATCAAATGAGACGCGTGAAATGCTTGGTCTTAAGAAAACTAACTCGTAG
- a CDS encoding Bug family tripartite tricarboxylate transporter substrate binding protein, whose translation MATAVWAVYPDKPIKLIVGFPPGGPTDMTARIIAPKLGDLLKQSIIIENKAGAGGNVAAQVVANSSPDGYTFLFNSAAFAVNPALYGAAAGYIPEKNFVPVIFASTQANVISVNEAVPVKTLAELREYAAKNKLSYSSPGYGTTPHLTCENLFRVQWKLDISHIPYKGAGPASLAVVGGETPIACTAVAGVYQFSKQGKVRILAISSDKRSPNLPEVPTLVELGYPQIKDYTWSAMMAPIKTPNDILLKMNQAVNVVLQMPDVREQMDKAGLVVMGGNLQQANEYMTEEVNRWAQIVKAVGAKVE comes from the coding sequence ATGGCTACAGCTGTTTGGGCTGTTTATCCAGATAAACCAATTAAACTGATTGTGGGTTTTCCGCCTGGAGGCCCAACGGATATGACTGCTCGGATTATTGCTCCAAAATTAGGAGATCTTCTTAAGCAATCGATAATTATTGAGAATAAGGCTGGTGCTGGCGGTAATGTGGCCGCACAAGTTGTTGCAAATTCATCTCCCGATGGATATACCTTCTTATTTAACTCTGCTGCTTTTGCTGTAAATCCAGCTTTGTATGGTGCTGCTGCTGGTTATATTCCAGAAAAGAATTTTGTCCCGGTCATTTTTGCATCAACTCAAGCAAATGTCATAAGTGTGAATGAAGCGGTTCCAGTTAAAACCTTAGCTGAGTTGAGGGAGTACGCAGCTAAAAACAAATTGTCTTATTCCAGTCCCGGTTACGGAACAACGCCGCACCTTACATGTGAGAATCTCTTTCGTGTGCAATGGAAGTTGGATATCAGTCATATACCCTATAAAGGCGCAGGCCCCGCATCATTGGCGGTTGTTGGTGGTGAAACACCAATAGCTTGTACTGCGGTGGCTGGCGTTTATCAATTCTCTAAGCAGGGGAAGGTTCGTATTTTGGCGATCTCAAGCGACAAACGCTCTCCAAATCTACCTGAGGTTCCTACATTGGTTGAGTTGGGTTATCCGCAAATTAAGGACTACACATGGTCAGCAATGATGGCGCCAATTAAAACGCCAAACGATATTCTTTTAAAGATGAATCAGGCGGTAAATGTCGTCTTACAGATGCCGGATGTAAGAGAGCAAATGGATAAGGCAGGATTGGTAGTGATGGGAGGCAACCTTCAGCAAGCAAACGAATATATGACGGAAGAGGTAAACCGTTGGGCGCAGATTGTGAAGGCGGTTGGAGCTAAGGTTGAGTAG
- a CDS encoding histone deacetylase family protein, translated as MPSAFISHPDCMRHEMGQCHPECPERLGAINDQLLISGYLNFMNEYDAPLASIEELSRAHSALYVKELIAQSPQEGYALVDPDTKMNPHTLNAALRAAGSAVFATDLVLNGQASNAFCCVRPPGHHAEQNAAMGFCFFNNVAVGIRHALDVRGIEKIALIDFDVHHGNGSENIFKGDSRVLMCSIFEKDLYPFTGEYLPDQNMINIGLPTRSKGDVFREAVEQHWIPALEAFQPQMIYISAGFDAHREDDMGNLGLVEADYEWVTKKIVEIANKYSEGRIVSCLEGGYVLSPLARSVVAHIKVLIGAD; from the coding sequence TTGCCTTCCGCCTTTATTTCACACCCAGACTGCATGCGCCATGAGATGGGTCAGTGCCATCCAGAATGCCCAGAAAGACTTGGCGCGATTAACGATCAGTTATTAATTTCTGGTTACCTAAACTTTATGAACGAATATGATGCCCCGTTGGCATCTATAGAAGAATTATCTCGCGCTCACTCCGCTTTATATGTAAAAGAGTTGATTGCTCAGTCTCCTCAAGAAGGGTATGCCTTAGTTGATCCCGATACTAAGATGAATCCTCACACTTTAAATGCTGCTCTTCGAGCCGCAGGGTCAGCAGTCTTTGCCACTGACCTTGTGCTAAATGGTCAAGCATCAAATGCATTCTGTTGCGTTAGACCCCCAGGACATCATGCGGAACAAAATGCTGCAATGGGATTTTGTTTCTTTAACAATGTTGCCGTTGGCATACGACATGCACTTGATGTTCGTGGAATCGAAAAAATTGCTTTAATTGATTTTGATGTTCACCACGGAAACGGCAGTGAAAATATCTTTAAAGGTGATAGCCGAGTATTAATGTGCTCTATTTTTGAAAAGGATTTATACCCATTTACCGGGGAATATTTGCCAGACCAAAATATGATCAATATTGGCCTACCAACAAGATCCAAAGGTGATGTATTCAGAGAGGCTGTTGAGCAGCACTGGATCCCCGCATTAGAGGCATTTCAACCGCAAATGATCTACATTTCTGCTGGGTTCGATGCCCACAGAGAGGACGATATGGGCAACTTAGGGCTCGTTGAGGCCGACTATGAGTGGGTCACCAAAAAAATTGTAGAGATTGCAAATAAATATTCTGAAGGTCGGATTGTTTCTTGTCTTGAAGGAGGATATGTTCTGAGTCCTCTAGCAAGAAGTGTTGTAGCACACATTAAAGTACTTATAGGGGCGGATTAA
- a CDS encoding cupin domain-containing protein: protein MNHPKGYVRRIVTGHDADGNAIVTHDGAAPSVHTNPLRVGFYLTDLWHTDTTPVPIDNDVDTTSRPLQLEPPKNGTVVRIIEFGPEGEWLHKLAHDGAKSVFSSMGTNKASTYQPGSHPLMHRTETVDYAVVLEGEIYLVLDKEERLMKQGDFLVERGTNHAWSNRSGKPCKMLFVLIDGKFDPEIKKHF, encoded by the coding sequence ATGAATCACCCAAAAGGTTATGTTCGTCGAATTGTCACAGGGCACGATGCTGATGGAAATGCAATCGTTACACACGATGGCGCAGCTCCATCAGTGCATACCAATCCTTTAAGAGTGGGATTTTATTTAACGGATTTATGGCATACCGATACGACCCCCGTCCCGATTGATAATGATGTAGATACCACTTCTCGTCCATTGCAATTAGAGCCGCCTAAAAATGGCACTGTTGTGAGAATTATTGAATTTGGTCCTGAAGGTGAATGGCTACACAAATTGGCTCACGATGGTGCAAAAAGTGTCTTTAGTTCTATGGGCACAAATAAGGCATCAACTTATCAACCTGGCTCTCATCCGCTCATGCATCGTACGGAAACAGTTGATTACGCGGTTGTCCTTGAGGGAGAGATTTATTTAGTACTCGACAAGGAAGAACGTCTCATGAAGCAAGGTGATTTCTTAGTGGAGAGGGGCACTAATCATGCTTGGAGCAACCGTTCAGGCAAGCCATGCAAAATGTTATTTGTGTTAATTGATGGAAAATTTGATCCTGAGATCAAGAAACATTTTTAG
- a CDS encoding Bug family tripartite tricarboxylate transporter substrate binding protein → MKLLLRQVFSLCTIFFLGTIQFVSAQGYPDKSIRLMVGYAPGGLTDGVARTLAPQLTEILGKQVVVENRGGGGSSIATDVVAKAPADGYTLLMADQALISNPSLFPALPYDTLKDLMPVALVGTAASVIVVNASVPVRDLKSLIALAKSKPGTLNYASGGNGTMTHLAGELFKQVARVDIVHVPYKGTGPAVVDLLGGQVPMMFSSIGPVAQYIKSGQLIALAVTGDSRSPALPNIPTLSELGLAQATVIGYWGVMTPTGTPNDVVEKLAKSIAEAVKRPDVNQRLVNLGIDPSFVVGARYEKILNAEIPKWAQVIKQANIRID, encoded by the coding sequence ATGAAACTACTTTTGCGCCAAGTTTTCAGTCTCTGCACCATATTTTTTCTGGGCACGATTCAATTTGTGAGTGCTCAGGGATATCCTGACAAATCTATTCGCTTGATGGTGGGGTACGCGCCGGGTGGATTGACGGATGGAGTTGCGCGCACTTTAGCGCCCCAGTTAACTGAAATATTGGGCAAGCAAGTGGTGGTGGAAAATCGTGGCGGTGGTGGTAGTTCGATTGCAACTGATGTAGTTGCAAAAGCACCAGCAGATGGCTATACGCTCCTCATGGCTGATCAAGCGCTGATTAGTAACCCGAGTTTATTTCCAGCTTTACCATACGACACCCTCAAGGATTTAATGCCGGTAGCCCTTGTTGGGACAGCTGCGTCAGTCATTGTTGTGAACGCATCAGTACCAGTTCGTGATTTAAAGAGTTTAATTGCCTTAGCCAAGAGCAAGCCTGGAACTTTAAACTATGCTTCTGGTGGTAATGGAACAATGACGCATTTGGCTGGTGAGTTATTTAAACAAGTTGCTCGTGTTGATATTGTTCATGTCCCATATAAGGGTACTGGACCAGCTGTAGTGGATTTACTAGGGGGTCAAGTGCCCATGATGTTTAGTAGTATTGGTCCAGTAGCTCAGTATATTAAGTCCGGTCAATTGATCGCCTTAGCGGTTACAGGAGATAGTCGTTCACCTGCATTACCTAACATTCCCACGCTATCTGAGTTGGGTCTTGCGCAAGCAACGGTGATTGGCTATTGGGGTGTAATGACGCCTACAGGCACCCCTAATGATGTTGTGGAAAAACTTGCCAAATCCATTGCTGAAGCAGTTAAACGACCAGATGTAAATCAAAGACTCGTTAATCTAGGAATCGATCCATCTTTTGTAGTCGGCGCGCGCTATGAAAAGATCTTAAACGCTGAGATTCCCAAATGGGCTCAAGTGATAAAACAAGCAAACATTCGAATTGACTAA
- a CDS encoding universal stress protein: MLKNLMVHLDQSPRSETRLKIAVALAKANGARLVGMFGQRSRAKQVGSIANWPPEEYISARDASKQLFMQETRGLRCEWVDVNRGSDSEIQAVFTQNARYFDLIVMGQHNESSDSYCPPELVEEVLANSGRPVLIIPYVGDFSIPFKRPLIAWNASPEASHALNDSFYLINSCEQAIILAFDSSIERAEKSCEEVSTQLACHGVKSRADVMVIEDIGVMDMLLNNACDQGADLLVMGAHSQLGFPFFSRGAGTRHILRTMVLPVLMSS, encoded by the coding sequence ATGTTAAAAAATTTAATGGTGCATTTGGATCAATCGCCTCGATCCGAGACCCGTTTAAAAATTGCGGTTGCCCTAGCAAAGGCAAATGGCGCTCGATTGGTCGGTATGTTTGGCCAACGTTCTCGGGCCAAGCAAGTTGGCTCTATTGCAAACTGGCCTCCAGAGGAATACATATCGGCAAGGGACGCTAGTAAACAATTATTTATGCAAGAGACACGTGGCTTGCGATGTGAGTGGGTTGATGTTAATCGAGGAAGTGACTCTGAAATACAGGCGGTTTTCACTCAAAATGCTAGATATTTTGATTTAATTGTGATGGGGCAACACAATGAATCAAGCGATTCTTATTGCCCACCAGAGTTGGTGGAAGAGGTTCTTGCTAATTCTGGAAGGCCCGTTTTAATAATCCCTTATGTTGGCGATTTTTCCATCCCATTCAAGCGCCCTTTAATTGCTTGGAATGCCTCACCTGAAGCTTCACATGCGCTAAATGATTCTTTTTACTTGATTAACAGTTGTGAGCAGGCAATTATTCTTGCATTTGATTCAAGCATAGAACGAGCTGAAAAGTCTTGCGAGGAGGTGTCGACCCAGTTGGCATGTCATGGCGTCAAGTCGCGAGCGGATGTGATGGTAATAGAGGATATTGGGGTAATGGATATGCTCTTAAATAATGCTTGTGATCAGGGTGCTGATTTGCTAGTGATGGGTGCTCATAGTCAATTGGGCTTCCCTTTTTTCAGCAGGGGTGCTGGCACCCGCCATATCTTGAGAACCATGGTATTGCCTGTATTAATGTCGAGTTAG
- a CDS encoding cyclase family protein, giving the protein MKKITRADLAAASEKYKNWGKWGADDEIGTLNFTSPADIVAAAQLVRKGKVISLALNFDSNGPQGAKTKYPSMGRINPVHTMLRTGTDAYAGVLDKRGIRAADDMVVMPLQCGTQWDGLGHVFYENYMYNGYDCREVSSAGAAKCGIEKTKSKMVGRGVLLDVARAKGLECLPDGYGITCKDLDDTAKAQGVEIKRGDYIIVRTGQMEEKIKAGSWDGYPGGDAPGFAFETLEWIQRTELAALASDTWGCEVRPNESEAGINQPWHWITIPIMGMTMGEIFFLKDIADDCAADGIYEFMFVAPAIPITGAVGSPTNPLAIK; this is encoded by the coding sequence ATGAAAAAAATTACACGCGCAGATTTGGCTGCCGCATCTGAAAAATATAAGAACTGGGGTAAGTGGGGCGCGGATGATGAAATTGGAACTTTGAATTTCACTAGCCCAGCTGATATTGTGGCGGCAGCGCAGTTGGTTCGTAAGGGGAAAGTCATTTCACTGGCGCTTAATTTTGATAGCAACGGTCCTCAGGGCGCAAAAACCAAATACCCCTCAATGGGGCGAATTAATCCAGTACACACCATGTTGCGTACTGGTACTGATGCATATGCTGGCGTGTTGGATAAGAGGGGTATTCGAGCTGCAGATGATATGGTTGTCATGCCTCTTCAATGCGGTACTCAGTGGGATGGTCTAGGGCACGTTTTTTATGAAAATTACATGTACAACGGGTATGACTGTCGGGAAGTTTCATCTGCAGGCGCTGCAAAATGCGGCATTGAGAAGACTAAATCAAAGATGGTTGGCAGAGGTGTGCTGCTTGATGTAGCAAGAGCCAAAGGTTTGGAATGCTTGCCCGATGGATACGGGATTACTTGCAAGGATTTAGACGACACGGCTAAGGCGCAGGGCGTAGAAATCAAACGTGGGGATTACATCATTGTGCGCACTGGTCAGATGGAAGAGAAGATAAAAGCTGGTAGCTGGGATGGATATCCAGGCGGCGACGCACCCGGATTTGCCTTTGAAACGCTTGAATGGATTCAGCGTACCGAACTAGCTGCCTTAGCCAGCGACACATGGGGATGCGAAGTTCGGCCCAATGAATCTGAGGCGGGAATAAATCAGCCATGGCATTGGATCACCATTCCAATTATGGGTATGACTATGGGCGAAATCTTTTTCCTTAAAGATATTGCTGATGACTGTGCGGCGGATGGCATTTATGAGTTCATGTTTGTCGCGCCTGCAATTCCTATCACTGGAGCAGTTGGATCCCCAACTAATCCTTTGGCTATTAAATAA